The following are encoded together in the Bombus vancouverensis nearcticus chromosome 18, iyBomVanc1_principal, whole genome shotgun sequence genome:
- the MED7 gene encoding mediator complex subunit 7 produces MAAPEAIQVSSLPLPPVQYINLYTDENVRRGRAPRPPPPIHDSYSMFGNVFNADDTIIRPLEAQGIKRLYPQHFDRRRELKKLNHSLLVNFLDLIDLLVQCPDSPRRAEKVEDLSLLFIHIHHLLNEFRPHQARETLRVMMELQRRQRIETALRFQKHLEKVQEILQHALQMLPDTSELDSKLAINTDAMESVDNLGSEQQTPDPCSPSDRIMCKTIDDMISTNGLY; encoded by the exons ATGGCAGCACCAGAAGCGATACAAGTTAGTTCGCTACCCCTACCTCCAGTGCAATATATTAATTTGTACACAGACGAAAATGTTCGTCGAGGCAGAGCACCACGACCACCACCGCCGATACACGATTCTTATTCAATGTTTGGAAATGTATTTAACGCAGACGATACAATCATTAGGCCACTCGAAGCTCAAGGAATTAAAAGGTTATATCCTCAGCATTTCGATCGGCGACGAGAGTTGAAAAAATTGAATCACTCATTGCTTGTTAACTTCTTGGATTTGATAGATCTGCTCGTACAATGTCCTGACAGCCCAAGACGTGCTGAAAAG GTGGAAGATCTcagtttattatttattcacaTTCATCACTTGTTAAATGAATTCAGACCGCATCAAGCAAGAGAAACGCTAAGAGTAATGATGGAATTGCAACGCAGACAACGTATAGAAACAGCACTTAGGTTTCAGAAACATTTAGAAAAA GTACAAGAAATTTTACAACATGCATTGCAAATGTTACCAGATACTTCAGAATTGGATTCTAAATTAGCAATAAATACAGATGCTATGGAATCTGTTGATAATTTAGGTTCTGAACAACAAACTCCAGATCCATGTAGTCCAAGTGATCGCATTATGTGCAAAACAATAGATGATATGATTTCAACAAATGGACTGTATTAA
- the cass gene encoding apoptosis inhibitor cassowary, which translates to MWKFDNKFIMSMDSIEKLYKNFGILADAKDKLAEHEKEYLEILTAVKGSPKEKRLASQFIARFFKYFPKLADQAIDAHLDLCEDEDMAIRKQAIKDLPALCKDNKEHTARIADILAQLLQAQDPSELAVVHNSVMSLMKTDPRGTISGFFSQIINGDDGTRERCIKFLATKLKAIGHDIITKEPEDLLISECKKVLQDVTADEFHSIMEVLAWTRLGSTISGQQELVDITVEQAELSEPFKHTNVEQWNRLVQCIKHALPFFSSQIDSSRFVSYICVQVLPHLSLITSPNGRDVQLELLKLLAELAVFCGTIDKPEEKVQQLYNTLITYMPLPPVTEITEVPKLQFSHVECLMYTFHKLCKQTPEFLMKDPEQLKEFRLRLQYFARGIQGYIKKLREAISGKSEEELKSEENQLKVVALKTTNNINSLIKDLFHSPPSFKSIIHLSWKTTANDKKNEKHSSAQKRHTPITFGNDSNSNKRSKEDKSKRELYTPPSGKYSSNISSNYGRGRFRGNRSGGRGGYRPRGRGTWRKNFY; encoded by the exons ATGTGGAAATTCGATAATAAGTTTATCATGAGTATGGACAGTATcgaaaaattgtacaaaaatttTGGCATTTTGGCTGATGCCAAAGATAAATTGGCTGAG CATGAGAAAGAGTATTTAGAAATTCTGACAGCAGTGAAAGGATCACCGAAAGAAAAACGATTAGCATCGCAATTCATTGCAaggttttttaaatattttccaaaattaGCTGATCAGGCAATAGATGCTCATTTAGATCTATGTGAAGATGAAGATATGGCT ATAAGAAAACAAGCAATTAAAGATTTACCTGCATTATGTAAGGATAATAAAGAACATACAGCTAGAATTGCAGATATTTTAGCTCAATTACTTCAAGCTCAAGATCCATCTGAATTAGCTGTTGTTCATAACAGTGTTATGTCCCTTATGAAAACTGACCCAAGAG GAACAATAAGTGGGTTTTTTAGTCAAATTATCAATGGGGATGATGGAACGCGGGAACGTTGCATTAAGTTTCTAGCGACAAAATTAAAAGCAATAGGTCATGACATTATTACTAAAGAACCAGAAGATCTTTTAATTTCAGAATGCAAGAAAGTGTTACAG GATGTTACTGCTGATGAATTTCATAGCATTATGGAAGTACTTGCGTGGACTAGATTAGGTTCAACAATTAGTGGACAACAAGAATTAGTAGATATTACAGTTGAACAAGCTGAATTGTCTGAACCATTCAAGCATACTAATGTTGAACAATGGAACAGACTTGTACAATGTATTAAACACGCACTTCCATTCTTTAGT TCTCAAATAGATTCATCACGATTCGTTTCTTACATTTGTGTACAAGTTTTACCACATCTTTCTTTAATTACTTCACCCAATGGAAGAGATGTACAATTGGAATTATTAAAGCTTCTTGCTGAATTAGCTGTATTTTGTGGAACAATTGATAAACCAGAAGAAAAAGTACAGCAACTTTATAATACTCTTATT ACATATATGCCTCTACCGCCAGTCACAGAAATAACTGAAGTACCAAAATTACAATTCAGTCATGTTGAGTGCCTTATGTATACTTTTCATAAACTGTGTAAACAAACTCCggaatttttaatgaaagatCCAGAACAGCTTAAGGAATTTAGATTAAGATTACAGTATTTTGCACGTGGCATTCAAggttatataaaaaaattacgGGAGGCAATTAGCGGCAAATCGGAAGAGGAGTTGAAGTCAGAGGAAAATCAGTTAAAAGTTGTTGCTTTAAAAACGACAAATAATATCAATAGTTTAATCAAAGATCTGTTTCATTCACCACCTAGTTTTAAAAGTATTATACATCTTTCATGGAAAACAACAGCTAATGATAAGAAG AATGAAAAGCATTCGTCTgctcaaaaaagacatacaccCATTACGTTTGGAAATGACAGTAATTCAAATAAACGAAGTAAAGAAGATAAAAGTAAAAGAGAATTGTATACTCCTCCTAGTGGAAAATATAGCTCAAACATATCATCAAATTATG GTCGAGGTAGATTTAGAGGAAATAGATCAGGTGGTCGAGGTGGTTATAGACCAAGAGGTCGTGGAACATGgagaaaaaatttttattaa